Proteins from a single region of Rhinatrema bivittatum chromosome 13, aRhiBiv1.1, whole genome shotgun sequence:
- the MED19 gene encoding mediator of RNA polymerase II transcription subunit 19 isoform X2, with protein MMENFSALFGAGQAEPTAPASGGATTAAATTLGFGPGKPPSSSSSGPGSVPGPPPLPPPPTVMGGVEEAARKAAAACGGPFYLLRELPAATELTGSTNLITHYNLEHSFNKFCGKKVKEKLSNFLPDLPGMIDMPGSHDSSSLRSLIEKPPICGNSFNPLTGTMLTGFRLHAGPLPEQCRLMHIQPPKKKNKHKHKQSRTQDPLPPETPSDSDHKKKKKKKEEDPERKKKKKEKKKKKNRHSPDHPGVGSSQASSSSSLR; from the exons ATGATGGAGAACTTTTCGGCGCTGTTCGGTGCGGGTCAGGCCGAACCGACGGCACCCGCTTCAGGTGGAGCCACTACGGCAGCCGCTACCACACTAGGCTTCGGGCCTGGGAAACCGCCGTCGTCTTCTTCCTCGGGGCCCGGATCGGTGCCGGGACCCCCGCCACTACCGCCGCCGCCTACTGTAATGGGTGGTGTCGAGGAGGCAGCGCGGAAAGCGGCTGCCGCCTGCGGGGGACCCTTCTATCTCCTCCGGGAATTACCAG CTGCCACTGAACTGACTGGGAGCACGAACCTCATCACACACTATAACCTGGAGCATTCCTTCAACAAGTTCTGCGGCAAGAAAGTGAAGGAGAAACTCAGCAATTTCCTTCCAGATTTACCAG GAATGATAGACATGCCAGGGTCTCACGACAGTAGCAGCCTCCGGTCTCTAATTGAGAAACCCCCAATCTGTGGCAACTCCTTCAATCCTCTTACTGGTACCATGCTGACGGGATTCAGACTGCACGCTGGCCCG CTGCCAGAGCAATGTCGTCTGATGCACATCCAGCCCCCCAAGAAAAAGAACAAACACAAGCACAAGCAGAGTCGCACGCAAGACCCTCTACCACCAG AGACACCTTCTGACTCGGAtcacaagaagaaaaagaagaagaaagaggaggaccCTGAgcggaagaaaaagaagaaagaaaagaagaaaaagaag AACCGGCACAGCCCAGACCACCCAGGCGTTGGCAGCTcccaggccagcagcagcagcagcctgcgCTAG
- the MED19 gene encoding mediator of RNA polymerase II transcription subunit 19 isoform X1 — protein MMENFSALFGAGQAEPTAPASGGATTAAATTLGFGPGKPPSSSSSGPGSVPGPPPLPPPPTVMGGVEEAARKAAAACGGPFYLLRELPAATELTGSTNLITHYNLEHSFNKFCGKKVKEKLSNFLPDLPGMIDMPGSHDSSSLRSLIEKPPICGNSFNPLTGTMLTGFRLHAGPLPEQCRLMHIQPPKKKNKHKHKQSRTQDPLPPGEEWATLFQETPSDSDHKKKKKKKEEDPERKKKKKEKKKKKNRHSPDHPGVGSSQASSSSSLR, from the exons ATGATGGAGAACTTTTCGGCGCTGTTCGGTGCGGGTCAGGCCGAACCGACGGCACCCGCTTCAGGTGGAGCCACTACGGCAGCCGCTACCACACTAGGCTTCGGGCCTGGGAAACCGCCGTCGTCTTCTTCCTCGGGGCCCGGATCGGTGCCGGGACCCCCGCCACTACCGCCGCCGCCTACTGTAATGGGTGGTGTCGAGGAGGCAGCGCGGAAAGCGGCTGCCGCCTGCGGGGGACCCTTCTATCTCCTCCGGGAATTACCAG CTGCCACTGAACTGACTGGGAGCACGAACCTCATCACACACTATAACCTGGAGCATTCCTTCAACAAGTTCTGCGGCAAGAAAGTGAAGGAGAAACTCAGCAATTTCCTTCCAGATTTACCAG GAATGATAGACATGCCAGGGTCTCACGACAGTAGCAGCCTCCGGTCTCTAATTGAGAAACCCCCAATCTGTGGCAACTCCTTCAATCCTCTTACTGGTACCATGCTGACGGGATTCAGACTGCACGCTGGCCCG CTGCCAGAGCAATGTCGTCTGATGCACATCCAGCCCCCCAAGAAAAAGAACAAACACAAGCACAAGCAGAGTCGCACGCAAGACCCTCTACCACCAGGTGAGGAATGGGCAACTCTCTTCCAAG AGACACCTTCTGACTCGGAtcacaagaagaaaaagaagaagaaagaggaggaccCTGAgcggaagaaaaagaagaaagaaaagaagaaaaagaag AACCGGCACAGCCCAGACCACCCAGGCGTTGGCAGCTcccaggccagcagcagcagcagcctgcgCTAG